One Pseudomonas sp. HOU2 genomic window carries:
- the folM gene encoding dihydromonapterin reductase, translating into MTNSSAPILITGAGQRVGLHCAQRLLEDGHQVIFTYRSERPGVQALRDLGAIGVFADFSSEAAILVFIDELKSHTDCLRAIVHNASEWLAETPGSEAEAFLRMLNVHMLAPYLINLHCADLLKRSTPADIIHISDDVTRKGSSKHIGYCASKAGLDSLTLSFAARYAPAIKVNGIAPALLLFNPDDDAAYRAKALAKSALGIEPGSEVIYQSLRYLLDNPYVTGTTLTVNGGRHVK; encoded by the coding sequence ATGACCAATTCCTCCGCCCCGATCCTCATCACCGGTGCCGGCCAGCGTGTCGGTCTGCACTGTGCGCAGCGTTTGCTTGAGGACGGCCATCAGGTCATCTTCACCTACCGCAGCGAACGTCCCGGCGTGCAAGCCCTGCGGGATCTGGGCGCGATCGGGGTGTTCGCGGACTTCTCCAGTGAAGCCGCCATCCTCGTCTTCATCGATGAACTGAAAAGCCACACCGACTGCCTGCGCGCCATCGTCCACAACGCCTCCGAATGGCTGGCGGAAACCCCGGGCAGTGAAGCCGAGGCCTTCTTGCGCATGCTCAACGTGCACATGCTCGCGCCGTATCTGATCAACCTGCACTGCGCCGACCTGCTCAAGCGCTCGACGCCGGCCGACATCATCCACATCAGCGACGACGTCACCCGCAAGGGCAGCAGCAAGCACATCGGTTATTGCGCCAGCAAGGCCGGGCTCGACAGCCTGACCCTGTCGTTCGCCGCGCGTTATGCACCGGCGATCAAGGTCAACGGCATCGCGCCGGCCCTGCTATTGTTCAATCCCGACGACGACGCGGCGTACCGTGCCAAGGCGCTGGCCAAATCCGCGCTGGGCATCGAGCCCGGCAGCGAAGTGATCTACCAGAGCCTGCGCTATCTGCTCGACAACCCCTATGTCACCGGCACGACCCTGACCGTCAATGGCGGACGGCACGTCAAATAA
- a CDS encoding PAS domain-containing protein, which yields MINASLLQMVINASNDGIVVAEKEGEQDNILIYVNPAFERLTGYSSEEILYQDCRFLQAGDRDQASLERIRGVLREGGSCREILRNYRKDGTPFWNELSLSTVKNADDGQTYFVGVQKDVTVQVKAQQRVIQLEAEVAALQAELAALKATNGANKTAN from the coding sequence ATGATCAATGCCAGTCTGCTGCAAATGGTGATCAACGCGTCGAACGACGGAATCGTGGTGGCTGAGAAAGAAGGTGAGCAGGACAATATCCTGATCTATGTGAACCCGGCCTTCGAACGCCTGACCGGTTACAGCAGCGAAGAGATTCTCTATCAGGACTGCCGCTTTCTGCAGGCCGGAGACCGTGATCAGGCAAGTCTGGAGCGGATTCGCGGGGTGTTGCGCGAGGGTGGTTCGTGCCGGGAGATCCTGCGCAACTACCGCAAGGACGGCACACCGTTCTGGAACGAACTGTCGCTTTCGACGGTAAAAAATGCCGATGACGGTCAGACCTACTTCGTCGGTGTGCAGAAGGATGTCACCGTTCAGGTCAAGGCACAGCAGCGCGTCATTCAGCTGGAGGCCGAGGTTGCGGCATTACAAGCGGAGCTTGCAGCGTTGAAAGCGACGAACGGCGCAAACAAAACAGCGAACTAA
- a CDS encoding antibiotic biosynthesis monooxygenase has protein sequence MSTSPVTLMVARRVADGRYHDLIAWLREGEQLATDFPGYLGSGVLAPPPGDNEFQIIFRFVDEQTLHAWEHSASRTAWLARGSDLFAHPKEHRVSGIEGWFAAAGQRPPRWKQAVAIWLAFFPVSLLFNFVLGPLLGEMSLLPRVLISTACLTPLMVYFFIPLSTRLLANWLNAVPARPLPATPSTQNR, from the coding sequence ATGTCTACTTCCCCCGTCACGCTGATGGTTGCGCGTCGCGTCGCCGACGGCCGCTATCATGACCTGATTGCCTGGCTGCGCGAAGGCGAACAACTGGCCACAGACTTTCCCGGCTACCTGGGTTCCGGCGTGCTCGCTCCGCCACCCGGTGACAACGAGTTCCAGATCATTTTCCGCTTCGTTGACGAGCAGACCCTGCACGCTTGGGAACACTCGGCCTCGCGTACCGCTTGGTTGGCCCGGGGCAGCGATCTGTTTGCGCACCCCAAAGAGCATCGGGTCAGCGGCATCGAAGGCTGGTTCGCCGCGGCTGGTCAGCGGCCTCCGCGCTGGAAACAGGCCGTGGCGATCTGGCTGGCGTTCTTCCCGGTATCGCTGCTGTTCAACTTTGTCCTCGGCCCGCTGCTCGGCGAGATGAGCCTGCTGCCGCGGGTGTTGATCAGCACCGCATGCCTGACGCCGCTGATGGTGTACTTCTTCATTCCGCTGTCGACGCGGTTGCTGGCCAACTGGTTGAACGCTGTGCCGGCGCGACCTTTGCCTGCAACACCCTCTACGCAGAATCGCTAA
- a CDS encoding MerR family transcriptional regulator yields MAVITDASPAPQASVALEREELFPIREVSRLTGVNPVTLRAWERRYGLIQPTRTESGHRLYSMTEIERVRSIVDWIDRGVAVSKVGKILAKTEPLKALAHIIPDDLVQTDYAQWQQQVQVAVSAFDDRALDQVYNQIFSSYSLPVVFQDILMPLWLQMLQRQDAFGQTSEWLFFDGFLRARVLQRIVALRGTQPRKVIVSALAGQCRELELLVAALFLSGNDAGVRVLTTGQPFDELALVCERIKPQALVLFSNHAPTADLPRRLNRLALSLDCQVMLAGDTADLAQDNLAGSSIGCLGNEGATMRQRMTQFLAGTLDT; encoded by the coding sequence ATGGCTGTTATCACGGACGCTAGCCCTGCCCCGCAGGCCTCTGTCGCGCTTGAGCGCGAAGAGTTGTTCCCTATTCGGGAGGTGTCGCGGCTGACCGGCGTCAACCCGGTTACGCTGCGTGCATGGGAGCGCCGCTACGGTTTGATCCAGCCGACGCGCACCGAAAGCGGGCACCGGTTGTATTCGATGACCGAAATCGAGCGTGTGCGCAGCATCGTCGACTGGATCGATCGCGGCGTGGCCGTGAGCAAGGTCGGCAAGATCCTCGCCAAGACCGAGCCATTGAAGGCCCTGGCGCATATCATCCCCGATGATCTGGTTCAGACCGATTACGCGCAGTGGCAGCAGCAGGTGCAAGTTGCAGTCAGTGCGTTCGATGACCGCGCGCTGGATCAGGTCTACAACCAGATTTTCTCTTCATACTCGCTGCCGGTGGTGTTTCAGGACATCCTCATGCCGTTGTGGCTGCAGATGTTGCAGCGCCAGGACGCCTTCGGTCAGACCAGCGAGTGGCTGTTTTTCGACGGGTTCCTGCGGGCTCGGGTGCTGCAGCGCATTGTTGCGCTGCGCGGCACGCAACCGCGCAAGGTGATTGTCAGTGCGCTCGCCGGTCAGTGTCGTGAACTCGAGCTGCTGGTCGCCGCGTTGTTTCTCAGCGGCAATGACGCCGGGGTGCGGGTGCTGACCACCGGTCAGCCATTCGATGAGTTGGCGCTGGTGTGCGAGCGGATCAAGCCGCAGGCGCTGGTGCTGTTTTCCAACCACGCCCCGACAGCCGATTTGCCGCGACGGTTGAACCGTCTGGCATTGAGTCTGGATTGTCAGGTCATGCTCGCCGGTGATACTGCTGATCTGGCACAGGACAACCTGGCCGGATCGTCGATCGGTTGTCTGGGCAATGAAGGGGCGACGATGCGTCAGCGCATGACGCAGTTTCTCGCGGGGACGCTGGATACCTGA